Proteins encoded within one genomic window of Arachis ipaensis cultivar K30076 chromosome B08, Araip1.1, whole genome shotgun sequence:
- the LOC107611277 gene encoding nucleoside diphosphate kinase III, chloroplastic/mitochondrial-like: MIQDQDMHAAKLECTFIAIKPDGVQRCLISEIISRFKRKGFKLVGIKVIIPSKEFAQNHYHDLKDKPFFNGLCDYLSSSPVIAMVWEGQGVITYGRKLIGATDP, encoded by the exons ATGATTCAGGATCAAGATATGCATGCTGCTAAG TTGGAGTGCACTTTCATTGCCATTAAGCCTGATGGGGTGCAGAGATGCCTG ATCTCAGAGATCATATCTCGTTTTAAGAGGAAAGGATTCAAGCTTGTGGGAATTAAAGTAATCATCCCTTCAAAGGAGTTTGCCCAAAATCATTATCATGACCTCAAAGATAAACCATTCTTCAATGGGCTATGTGATTACCTAAGCTCTAGTCCTGTCATTGCAATG GTGTGGGAAGGACAGGGAGTTATTACCTATGGCAGAAAACTGATTGGAGCCACAGATCCTTAA